In Spirosoma sp. KUDC1026, the sequence GATAAGGTCAATGGTATTACCGAGTGTATTCAGCGGTGGGGAAAACGTGAACTCAATCGTGTGCTTCCCGGCCGGAATCCGCATGGCGCGCAGGACGTAGTTGGCTCGTAGGTGCGGAGCCGGTTTGCCATCAATGGTTGCCTGCCAGTCTTCGTTACCCCGGTAATAGATTTCGGAGAAAACGGCCAGCCCATCTCGGGTAGCATTCGCCTGATACACCAGTTTGTCGGGCCGGTAGCTGGTTAACTGAATTGTGCTGCCAGTATGATCCATAACGGCAGGTAGGTTACCCAGTTCCGTGGCAAACCGCTTATCAACTACGGCAGAATCGCGCGTACTCAGCGTTTTCATAGCGGCAATCTCTTCGTCGGCGTTGTTTACCTGCCGCACATTACCCACAAACCAGGCTGCCCCCATCACTTCCGGATTCGGCAGCGCGACGGGTCCCGACTGCTGCTGTGGGTTGGCGGGGTCGGGCTGGCCTCCCTGAATTACATACTTCGCATTCAGCATGTTCAGGATATTGAGCGTATTCGGCTGGAAGGCGTACGTAACCAGCTCCTGATACCGGCGCAGTTTAGCCGCGTGGTACCCACCAATCGACCGGTGGAAATACGATGTCCGGTTGCTGTTCATGAAGTCAACCGTCTGGTCGAACACCCGGTATCCCAGCGATTTATCCTGCAAAATCTGCTCGTCGGCGGGCGTTGGCTGGAACACTTCGGCAACTTGTGTCTTCGATACGAAGTCGGCATTGTTCAGGAACCGTTTGTCGACACCAAACAGATCGACGACCAGCAGCGCCAGCAGTACAGGATAGAAAATCCCCGCTTTGATCTTATTCGTTACAAAGGCCCAGACGGCCCCGGCGGCCAGTACGATGAAGATAAACGACCGGATGGCGTCACTACGTAACAGCGCCTGTCGATCTCGGATCAGTGCCGTCTGGAAATCTTTAGCAGCCTCGCCGAAATACCGGCTTAGGGAATCCAGATCAGTGGGTGTCTGAAACGAGAACAGCGAACCGCCCAGCAGTATCAATACCAACGCCAATCCGCCCGTCAGCGCGAAGCTGATCAGCAGCGGTTGCTTAATCTGCGCGAACGTCAGTTTCTGGTTGACGATTGTCTGAATACCCAGAGCCGCACCAATACCGAGGAATAATTGCGCCAGACAGAGCGCCATGGTCATTGCCCGGAACTTGTTGAAATACGGCAGGTAGTCGAACAATGTATAGTTGACAATAGCCAGATTTTTTCCCTGCGCCAGCGCAATCATCAGGACAGCCGCGCTGAGCAGCCACCAGCGGATGGGCGTCCGGATTACGAACATGCTGAGAACAAATAGGAACAGCAGCACCGCTCCCGCGTAGGCCGGTCCACCTACCATAGGCTGATCGCCCCAGTAGGTAGGCGCTCCTAATTCTGCAAACTGCTTGGCCGAAGCCGGATCAACCCCTTTTTCGGTCAGCGTTTTATAAAATTCTGAATCAGTTGACAAACCACCGCCCGACGAACCACCAAATGCGTTTGGCACGAGCAGGGTCAGCGTTTCGGCTTTACCATAGCTGTAGCTGAACGCATAGTCTTTGTCCAGACCGCTTTTCGCTACGTTCCCTGCCGATTTGCCGTCGGGGTTGGTCGTCTTTTCGGTCAGTTCCGATGTACCGCGGATGGTTTCTTTGGTGTACTGATTCATGATCAGCAGCCGTTTACCGAAACTACCAGCCGCTAATACCCCCGCCAGCACCAGAACGGTCAGGCCCATCGCCAGCCGCCTGGTCTGTCCTGCCCTCACTAGCGCAATGCCTTCGATCAGAACGTAGAGGCCAATGGCCATGAACAGGTAGTACGTAATCTGGATGTGGTTGGCCCCCAGCTCCATACAGAAGAAATAACCTGTCAATGCAGCGCCGAGCCAGTAGCGCCCCCGCAGACATAATATCACCCCCGCCAGGATACCTGATCCATAAGCCATGGCGTAGATTTTGGAAATGTGCCCCGCTTCGAGGCTGACGATACCAAAGGTTCCGAAGCCATAGGCAATGGCGCCCATAGCCGACAGCCAGGGATTACAACCCAGCACAACCAGCAGCAGATACGTACTGAGCATCAGCACGAATACGACGTTTGCGGTATTCGGTAATACGTTGATAACGGCCATTGTGGCCTTATACACCCAAATGTTTGGGTAATTAAAATCGATCATGTACCCGGGCATCCCGCTAAACACGGCGTCGGTCCAGAGCGGTTTTTCGCCAGTTTGCTGGGCAATATCCCGGATTTCGCGGGCCGACGCGGTGCTTTGCTGCACATCGGCCATGGACAAAGTTTTGCCCTGCATAACCGGCGAGAAATAAGCAATGGCCAGCAGCAGTAGCCCCAGCACAGCAATCAGGTGCGGCAGAAAGTTGTTCCGCTTATGCGGTTGAGAGAGGGTTGGTTGATTCATACAAAAAACTGGTACGTAGCCCAAAGATAGAGGTTTACGCGCAAATGGGGGGAAGCCGTCTTCGGCTATCTAGTAGTTCTAAACGCAGCAGTTGGGTGCCAGATTGCTTCAGCCGGGGTTACCAGCCCTATTAGTTGAGGTATGTCTGCGCATACGCCAGCAGGAACTGACGGATCTGACTGTCATTGACGCGCAGTTGCTCCGCCAAAAGCTGTTTTTTTTCCCAGTATATTTTCAAACTCTGCGGGTCCGTTACGTCGATGGCGGCAATAGCGTTCGTCAGTTGCTGAACGGCTTTTTCCCGCTCAATCTCCTCGTCCGGTTCCAGATTGGTCCGGTCGGTTTGGTCGTCCAGTTGCCGACGTAACCGATTCCGGTCCCGCAGCCGCTGCCGGTATTTTTTTAATTCCTCCGCATACGCATCGCCTATTTCCTGCATCTGCGCCTGAATCTGGGCATTCTTCTGTGCGAGTTGGTGGCACATAACCTGCGGGGGCGTTTTCCTGAAAAAGTCGCTTAAATCACTCATAACGGTACGGGCTGTTGAGAGAATGAAAAGGCCGGGCAGACCAGCGGTAAAATACGAATAAAAAAATAGCCGAACCCCGTTTAGCAGGGTTCGGCTGGCAAATAAGTTTTTTTCCGCGTTAGACCGAAAGAATGTCTTTCTCTTTGGCGACGAATGTTTCGTCAACCCGGGCGATAAACGAATCGGTCAGTTTCTGGACGCGCTCTTCACCAATCTTCACGGCGTCTTCCGATACGCCGTCTTTCGTCAGTTTACGGATACCGTCGTTGGTGTCTTTTCGGATGTTGCGCACATTCACTTTGGCCACTTCGACCTCCTGCTTTACCCGCTTCACGAGGTCACGACGACGCTCTTCGGTGAGGGGAGGAACGCTGAGCCGGATCTGTTCGCCGTCGTTATTGGGTGCCAGGCCAACGTTCGAGTTACGGATGGCTTTCTCTACCTCACCGATCAGCTTCCGCTCGAAAGGTTTCACCACAATCGTACGGGCGTCGGGCGTTGTTACCGAGGCAACCTGATTCAGGGGCGACATCACACCGTAATATTCGACCTGAATACCATCCAGCATCTGGGTACTGGCTTTACCGGCGCGGATTTTGGTCAGTTCAATGGATAAGTGCTTCAGCGCTTTTTCCATCGTGTCTTTTGCATCGTCGAGATATAGCTCGATCTCTTCCATTTTTCTGTACAGTTGAAACGTTATGAGTTGTAAAGCTGGATAGGTTATGGTCGTAAAAGTCTACGATTGCCGGCTTTCCGAAAGGCCGGTTAACGGTAAACTCGATAACCCGGACTCTTTACTGCTCTTTTTTCGACGAAACCAGGGTTCCGGTTTCGCTGTCGCCCATAATTACTTTCATCAGGCTACCCGAATCGTTCATGTTGAAAACGATAATGGGCAGGTCGTTTTCCTGGCAGAGCGTAAAGGCCGTCAGGTCCATTACGTTCAGCTTCTTCTCGTAAACGTCCTCGAACGAGATTGTCGTATAGCGCGTTGCGGTTTTGTCTTTCACCGGGTCGGCGGTGTAGATGCCGTCGACTTTCGTTCCTTTCAGGACAACATCGGCTTCAACTTCGATAGCCCGCAGACTGGCCGTCGTATCCGTCGTAAAATAAGGGCTGCCGGTACCGGCCCCGAAGATGACGACGCGTCCTTTTTCCAGGTGACGTACCGCCCGGCGACGAACGTATGGTTCGCAGACCTGCTCCATTTTGATCGCCGACATAACGCGGGTGTACATGCCATGCTTTTCGAGCGAACTCTGGATAGCCATTGCATTAATAACCGTAGCCAGCATACCCATGTAGTCACCCTGCACCCGGTCGATTCCGGATCGTTCGCCCGAAACTCCCCGGAAAATATTTCCTCCGCCGATGACAATAGCAACCTGAACCCCCAGATCAACTACCTGCTTGATTTCCTGGCTGTATTTTTCCAATACGGCTGGGTCAATGTTGTAGCCACTAGGGCCCGCCAGCGCTTCTCCACTCAGTTTGAGCAGGATCCGTTTGTACTTTGTTTGCGATGTCATGAAAGGGAATTTTGCGGCAAAGATATGGAAAAGGCCGAAAACCGGAACAGGCACTCAACCGGAAACCGAGGGATTGGCTACGTCTCTCCCGACATAACCATTCGCTTACTGACCTTTTGCGCTCGATGACCATAAACGGGCAGGGCCGTAGTTTCGATCGAAACTACGGCCCTGGATTTATCACATCAACTGTCAATTAAACGGCAACGACTTCGGCGTACCGTTCTGACACCTCGTCCAGCACCGCGCTGGTTTCGGCATAGGTATCCGTTGTTACCAGGCGCTGTCGAAACGGTTTGAAATCGGGTAAGCCCTTAAAATAGTTGGCGTAGTGACGACGCATTTCGAACAGACCAACAATCTCACCTTTCCAGCGGATTGAAAAATCAAGATGCTGCCGGCAAACGGCAACCCGGTCCGCAACGGTCGGTGCCGCCCGGTGTTCGCCGGTACGAACAAAGTGTTTGATTTCATCAAAAACCCAGGGGTGGCCAATGCTGGCCCGACCAATCATGACACCATCGACCCCGTAGCGATTTTTATATTCCAGCGCTTTTTCGGGTGAGTCAATATCCCCGTTGCCAAAGATGGGGATTTTAATCCGGGGGTTGTCTTTGATACGCCCAATGAGTGTCCAGTCGGCCTCGCCTTTGTACATCTGCACACGCGTCCGGCCGTGAATTGTCAGCGCCTGAATGCCGATGTCCTGTAGTCGTTCGGCTACATCTTCCACGTTCTTGGTACTGTCGTCCCAGCCCAGCCGGGTTTTCACCGTTACAGGCAGGTGCGTAGCCCTCACAACGGCGTCGGTCATACGTACCATTTTGGGTATATCCTGCAATAAGGCCGCTCCCGCTCCCCGGCAGGCTACGTTCTTGACCGGGCAGCCGTAGTTAATATCAATCAAGTCCGGGTTAGCCCGCGTGGCAATTTCGGCACAGGAACCCATCGTTTCTACGTCCGAGCCAAAAAGCTGAATGCCAATGGGACGTTCGTACTCGAAGATGTCCAGTTTCTGCACGCTCTTGGCCGCATCCCGGATCAACCCTTCGGACGAAATAAACTCAGTATACATTAAATCGGCCCCATTTGCCTTGCAAACCGCCCGGAAGGGCGGATCGCTGACATCCTCCATAGGGGCCAGCAATAGCGGGAAATCCGGTAGTTCTATATTGCCAATTTTAACCATAATGCTTTCAGTCAGATACGTTGCGAACGAATAGTGGTCGGTTATCCCGTCCCTGACGCTAAGGTTTTAGCACAATCCCAAGAGCCAAATAGTTCCTTTTTGCGGATTATGGGAATGCTTCAGTAAATTTACGCCAAATATGCCATCAATCTACGTACCAAATCATACCTCTCCGCAGCCCCCAACCCTTGGCGGGTTGATCATGCTCATTGGTTTCGTACTAATCGGCGGGGTGCTCAGTACTTTACTGATTCTACTGCTGATTATGGTCAGTCAGGGCTTTGGGCCCGCCGAAGCCAGAGACTACATCACAACGTTGGCGGCCAATCCGGTTTCCATAAAAGACGGGTGGTACACACTCATGATGCTCCAGGCCGTCAATCACCTGGGTACATTTCTGCTTCCCTCCCTGCTCTATTGGTATGCCGTTGAGCGCCAGACCTGGTCGGTTTTCAACCCACACCCGGTCACTAGTCTAACGGTTCTGGCCGTCGTAGCCGTTATTGTGGTGGCTTTTATGCCCTTCGACGGGCTCATCATCGACTGGAATCAGAATGTGCACCTCCCCCAGACGATGGCCCCGCTGGAGCAGTGGATTCGGGACAAGGAAAAAAGCCTGGAAGGCGTTACCAAATACCTTACGACGTTCAACAATCCCGGCCAGCTGCTGATTGCAGTACTGGTCATTGCCGTTATCCCAGCCATTGGTGAAGAAACGCTTTTTCGGGGTATTCTGCAGCGTAACCTGACGTACTGGACAGGCAACGCCCACGCCGGTATCTGGATTGCGGCCGCCCTGTTCAGTGCGATCCACGTCCAGTTTCTGGGCTTTGTTCCCCGGATGCTCCTAGGCGCGTTGTTCGGCTACCTCTACCTCTGGTCGGGCAATCTCTGGGTGCCTATTCTGGCTCACTTTGTCAACAATGGGTTCACGGTGCTGATGGTTTATCTGTACCAGCAGAAACTAATTTCGATGGATATCGAGAGCCCTGATACGGTGCCGATTGCTACGGCGCTGGCGTCGCTGGCGCTCACGGCTGGCCTGCTCTATTATTTTCGCCAACTTAATCAGAAAGATAAGGTTCATTCATCAGCCAACCCCTGATGGCGCAGAGTTTCCTTTTCTAAACTGACCGAATTACGTGCAATCATCAATGACTGAAAACTGGGAATCAATTTATACGACCCCTCTCCCTCACCGGGCCGAGCTGGCGAAAGCGCTGCTGCTGGAACACGACATTCCCGCCGTTGTGATCAACCGGCAGAGCAGTAGTTACCCGGCAGTAGGATTAGGTAAAAGTGAAGTACACGTCATGGGCAAGGATGCCATTCTGGCCAAAGTAATTCTGGAGAATGAAGCAACGTTTAGCTAGTATGAGTAACCTCCAGCAACGGGTCATTGCGGCCATTGTGGGGGTTCCGTTTATTCTGTTTATGATCTGGTATGATGCCTGGACCTTTGCGCTCCTGTTCTGCGTCATCAGTGCCCTCACCCAGCGGGAATTTTATCGGCTGCTGGGCCTGGACGGCTTTGAGCCGCTAACCGCCTACGGTACGTTGGTTGGCGTCATGATCTGCGTCCTGGCCTATTTCATTGAAACGGATCAGATTAGTATGGGCAATTACTTTCTGATTTGCCCGGCCTCGTCGATGATCTTCCTGATCAAGCTGTATAAAAAACGCGATATGAAGCCGTTCACCAACATTGGCTTCACCTTCCTGGGCATTATTTACGTTGCGATGCCGTTCGCGCTGCTGATCATTCTGGCACTCCGCAATAGCTCATTTCACCCCATGATCATTACGGGCTGTCTGCTCCTGCTATGGGCCAGCGATATTGGGGCCTATTTTGCCGGTACGTACTTTGGTCGCCGAAAGCTGTTTGAGCGGGTATCGCCCAAGAAATCCTGGGAAGGGGCGCTGGGTGGCGCGGCCGCTGCGGGCCTGATTGCGCTGGGCCTTGCCTTCTATGCCCCCGAGCTACGGCCCTGGCAGTGGTACTGCGTGGGCGGCATTATCGTCGTGACGGGCACCTACGGCGACCTGGTCGAATCACTTTTCAAGCGTAGCATCGCGATCAAGGATTCGGGCAGCAGCATTCCCGGTCACGGGGGTTTCCTCGATCGCTTCGATGGGCTCCTGCTGGCCGCTCCCTTCATCATTACGTTCCTGAAGCTATTCGCCTGATTTGACCTTGTACAAAAACGGGTTCTTGTTGGCGTCAACAAGAACCCGTTTTATTTGCTCAGCGCTTTTCGCCGAGCAACTCAGCAACTTTCTTGGTTAGTTCTTCCCCATGGAGATTATCACCTTGAATTTTACCTGATTGGTCTATCAAAAAAGTGTGTGGAATCCCAATAACAGCGTACTTCTCCATTATCTGGCTTTGGTCTGTCGCCAATAATTGAAGACCAGGCGGACTATGCCGCCTAATCGCCTGCTGCCACTGAGCGGGGTCTTTGTCTAGAGAAACGCTAATGACTTCCAGCCCTTCCTTTGCATACTGGTTGTAAAGTGCTTTCAATGAAGGCAATTCTTTGATGCAGGGACCACACCAGCTCGCCCAAAAATCGAGCAGTACTAGTTTATTGCTTTTACGAACCGAATCCAGACTACTGGTTCCTCCTTTACTTGTTGGCAGTACGAACAGTGGGGCATCTACACCAATAGCTGTTTTTTCCCGCCCTGCTGCCCGTTTTGCCATTTCCTGTTCCAGCGCCTGAAACGTACGATACGTAGCCAGTTGAGGTCTGAACTCATTGAGCATATTCACGACATAGGCATCATCCATACCCGATTCCTGCAATAGGTGTAAATTAAAAAAAGTGTAGGGCTTCTGTTCAATTATTTTCCGATATCGAGTGCCATAAGAGATGCTTACCGAGTCATTCTGTTTCATTAACCGATTAAATAGCACCGTATCGCCTTTTTGGGTCGCTGCCTTCCGCTGCTCGAAGAGCGTGATTAACTGCTCTCGAATCGGGTCGATGAATCCCGAGTTGTAGCTTTCCCATTGATCATGCAGCTTGGAGCCAGATACCTGAGCGGTCCCTTTGTCTTTCAATTTCATGCGGATTGGTGACGCTTCTAAAAAGACGGGGTAGCTCAGATCGTCAGTATTTATCCTGATCCAGTACAACCCGGGATCTTCCAAAGCTCCTTTGAACGTAAACTGTCCCTGCCTGATACGGGTAGAGTCAATCGCTACGTCATTTTGCTTAAGCAAATACACAGTTCCGGTTACAGATGGAAGAACCTCCCCCATCAGGGTAAACGTTTGCGACTGTTTTGTCTGGGCCATCGCAGCATGGGCAAACAGCCCTGATAAAAGCAGCGACGTATAGAACCCTAACCTGAACTTATTCAGGTAGAATATCGAATCAATAGTCATTGTGTAAACGGTTTAAGGTGCGTGATACTATTATAGCTAGAAGGCTTTGCTAAAGTAGCAAAGAGTCAACTAGATAAAAATAGTTATATTTATAAACAAAAAAAGGCTATCAAATGGCCTATTTTGGCGGCTATTCTGTCGTTACTCAGCAGTGGTAACGTCGCTTAACCTCTCGGCCCGCTCCTTTAATTATTCTTAAATTATTGAGGTAAATGCGGCTGACCTGTAAATCATTCGTTATTTTGTGTGGTTAAGTAGAAAAGGGCCTGTTTCCAGGTCGGTCGGCATGAAGCAAATACGAATTTATGTACTGCTGGGGCTGAGCCTGTTGCTGTTGGCGGGTATGTTCACCAAAACCCGCGCACAGGGCCAGGAGCGGCAGATAACGTTTACGGGGTTTATCACGGGAGGTAAGTCAAACGAAGCCCTGCCCGGTGCTTATATCTACATTCCCAAAGCTGGACGTGGCGTCTTATCGGCGCCCAACGGGTATTTTGCGCTGCCCGTTTTTCCCGGCGACAGTGTCATTTTCAGCTATGTGGGATTCCGGACACAGTATCACATCATTCCCCGCCGAATAAGCGATCAGACATACTCGGCCGTCGTAGCCTTGCAGGAGGACGTGAAAACACTGGCCGAGGTAAAAGTTTATCCTTATGCCACCGAAGAACTATTTAAGGAAGCCTTCGTTAATTTGACTCTGCCCGACGAAAAAGAGCGGCAGAACCTGGCTAAAAACATGGACCCGGCCGCCATAATGCGGCAGGCCGCTACGATGCCGATGGGCGCCTTGGCTAATCACCAGAACTTTGTCAACAATCAATTCTTTGGGCGCGAATCCATCATTGGACGTAGCCAGGTCCCTACGTTTGCCTTCACGAACCCGTTTGCGTGGGCCAATTTCATTCGATCCGTTAAGCGAGGTGATCTGAAAAACAAGGAATGGCGAAGTGAACT encodes:
- a CDS encoding TlpA disulfide reductase family protein; the encoded protein is MTIDSIFYLNKFRLGFYTSLLLSGLFAHAAMAQTKQSQTFTLMGEVLPSVTGTVYLLKQNDVAIDSTRIRQGQFTFKGALEDPGLYWIRINTDDLSYPVFLEASPIRMKLKDKGTAQVSGSKLHDQWESYNSGFIDPIREQLITLFEQRKAATQKGDTVLFNRLMKQNDSVSISYGTRYRKIIEQKPYTFFNLHLLQESGMDDAYVVNMLNEFRPQLATYRTFQALEQEMAKRAAGREKTAIGVDAPLFVLPTSKGGTSSLDSVRKSNKLVLLDFWASWCGPCIKELPSLKALYNQYAKEGLEVISVSLDKDPAQWQQAIRRHSPPGLQLLATDQSQIMEKYAVIGIPHTFLIDQSGKIQGDNLHGEELTKKVAELLGEKR
- the pyrH gene encoding UMP kinase; the protein is MTSQTKYKRILLKLSGEALAGPSGYNIDPAVLEKYSQEIKQVVDLGVQVAIVIGGGNIFRGVSGERSGIDRVQGDYMGMLATVINAMAIQSSLEKHGMYTRVMSAIKMEQVCEPYVRRRAVRHLEKGRVVIFGAGTGSPYFTTDTTASLRAIEVEADVVLKGTKVDGIYTADPVKDKTATRYTTISFEDVYEKKLNVMDLTAFTLCQENDLPIIVFNMNDSGSLMKVIMGDSETGTLVSSKKEQ
- a CDS encoding putative signal transducing protein, which gives rise to MTENWESIYTTPLPHRAELAKALLLEHDIPAVVINRQSSSYPAVGLGKSEVHVMGKDAILAKVILENEATFS
- a CDS encoding YfhO family protein; amino-acid sequence: MNQPTLSQPHKRNNFLPHLIAVLGLLLLAIAYFSPVMQGKTLSMADVQQSTASAREIRDIAQQTGEKPLWTDAVFSGMPGYMIDFNYPNIWVYKATMAVINVLPNTANVVFVLMLSTYLLLVVLGCNPWLSAMGAIAYGFGTFGIVSLEAGHISKIYAMAYGSGILAGVILCLRGRYWLGAALTGYFFCMELGANHIQITYYLFMAIGLYVLIEGIALVRAGQTRRLAMGLTVLVLAGVLAAGSFGKRLLIMNQYTKETIRGTSELTEKTTNPDGKSAGNVAKSGLDKDYAFSYSYGKAETLTLLVPNAFGGSSGGGLSTDSEFYKTLTEKGVDPASAKQFAELGAPTYWGDQPMVGGPAYAGAVLLFLFVLSMFVIRTPIRWWLLSAAVLMIALAQGKNLAIVNYTLFDYLPYFNKFRAMTMALCLAQLFLGIGAALGIQTIVNQKLTFAQIKQPLLISFALTGGLALVLILLGGSLFSFQTPTDLDSLSRYFGEAAKDFQTALIRDRQALLRSDAIRSFIFIVLAAGAVWAFVTNKIKAGIFYPVLLALLVVDLFGVDKRFLNNADFVSKTQVAEVFQPTPADEQILQDKSLGYRVFDQTVDFMNSNRTSYFHRSIGGYHAAKLRRYQELVTYAFQPNTLNILNMLNAKYVIQGGQPDPANPQQQSGPVALPNPEVMGAAWFVGNVRQVNNADEEIAAMKTLSTRDSAVVDKRFATELGNLPAVMDHTGSTIQLTSYRPDKLVYQANATRDGLAVFSEIYYRGNEDWQATIDGKPAPHLRANYVLRAMRIPAGKHTIEFTFSPPLNTLGNTIDLIFNVLLIALIAFVIFRATRNRQTEPELVPEPVIPFVPESPKAGPKTKTR
- a CDS encoding CPBP family intramembrane glutamic endopeptidase, which produces MPSIYVPNHTSPQPPTLGGLIMLIGFVLIGGVLSTLLILLLIMVSQGFGPAEARDYITTLAANPVSIKDGWYTLMMLQAVNHLGTFLLPSLLYWYAVERQTWSVFNPHPVTSLTVLAVVAVIVVAFMPFDGLIIDWNQNVHLPQTMAPLEQWIRDKEKSLEGVTKYLTTFNNPGQLLIAVLVIAVIPAIGEETLFRGILQRNLTYWTGNAHAGIWIAAALFSAIHVQFLGFVPRMLLGALFGYLYLWSGNLWVPILAHFVNNGFTVLMVYLYQQKLISMDIESPDTVPIATALASLALTAGLLYYFRQLNQKDKVHSSANP
- the dusB gene encoding tRNA dihydrouridine synthase DusB, which translates into the protein MVKIGNIELPDFPLLLAPMEDVSDPPFRAVCKANGADLMYTEFISSEGLIRDAAKSVQKLDIFEYERPIGIQLFGSDVETMGSCAEIATRANPDLIDINYGCPVKNVACRGAGAALLQDIPKMVRMTDAVVRATHLPVTVKTRLGWDDSTKNVEDVAERLQDIGIQALTIHGRTRVQMYKGEADWTLIGRIKDNPRIKIPIFGNGDIDSPEKALEYKNRYGVDGVMIGRASIGHPWVFDEIKHFVRTGEHRAAPTVADRVAVCRQHLDFSIRWKGEIVGLFEMRRHYANYFKGLPDFKPFRQRLVTTDTYAETSAVLDEVSERYAEVVAV
- a CDS encoding phosphatidate cytidylyltransferase; the encoded protein is MKQRLASMSNLQQRVIAAIVGVPFILFMIWYDAWTFALLFCVISALTQREFYRLLGLDGFEPLTAYGTLVGVMICVLAYFIETDQISMGNYFLICPASSMIFLIKLYKKRDMKPFTNIGFTFLGIIYVAMPFALLIILALRNSSFHPMIITGCLLLLWASDIGAYFAGTYFGRRKLFERVSPKKSWEGALGGAAAAGLIALGLAFYAPELRPWQWYCVGGIIVVTGTYGDLVESLFKRSIAIKDSGSSIPGHGGFLDRFDGLLLAAPFIITFLKLFA
- the frr gene encoding ribosome recycling factor, with amino-acid sequence MEEIELYLDDAKDTMEKALKHLSIELTKIRAGKASTQMLDGIQVEYYGVMSPLNQVASVTTPDARTIVVKPFERKLIGEVEKAIRNSNVGLAPNNDGEQIRLSVPPLTEERRRDLVKRVKQEVEVAKVNVRNIRKDTNDGIRKLTKDGVSEDAVKIGEERVQKLTDSFIARVDETFVAKEKDILSV
- a CDS encoding carboxypeptidase-like regulatory domain-containing protein, with translation MKQIRIYVLLGLSLLLLAGMFTKTRAQGQERQITFTGFITGGKSNEALPGAYIYIPKAGRGVLSAPNGYFALPVFPGDSVIFSYVGFRTQYHIIPRRISDQTYSAVVALQEDVKTLAEVKVYPYATEELFKEAFVNLTLPDEKERQNLAKNMDPAAIMRQAATMPMGALANHQNFVNNQFFGRESIIGRSQVPTFAFTNPFAWANFIRSVKRGDLKNKEWRSELNKAPRENVSRKDILLQDSN